The Neodiprion virginianus isolate iyNeoVirg1 chromosome 5, iyNeoVirg1.1, whole genome shotgun sequence genome contains a region encoding:
- the LOC124306187 gene encoding uncharacterized protein LOC124306187, with amino-acid sequence MASAYTSADDQLEDPLDFETPEIEIKLTEMKTARYFTITTDSYISLCSRVYTALCAENPEFSANFSESVFQYYAVIHLWMRFAAVLPNSMQRTSHQFLAEMYKLNNESWHVPKPLLTYLKGIGNFRDVDNCERQFHLPVLPTDESIGGVKYTFGKINANTHHFYEAFPAPGIAALRIQADIKYTENFCNENLFWDLPDDLRPDVIDSRVKSCNPTKNLLGWAPAQELTSKQLDLCQWPDMNEFLSNKVSTLSSHTLKLLRSISNYLCPKKEEDDSDCSLCQTFDTLPQNGSLVQGTFVEKHDKFVKFDRSAMYCDGNISLRSQFMLNDDLAKGAIISGYRMIKDSIGDRHCWSCYDYDEYTNVPVNWIRSRNMVHTFDSTEKFYEIRYISACISKRILQNVCILNSMINNSTWSIYE; translated from the coding sequence ATGGCATCTGCGTACACGTCTGCGGACGATCAATTGGAAGATCCTCTCGATTTTGAGACTCCGGAGATTGAGATCAAGTTAACGGAAATGAAGACAGCACGATATTTTACGATAACAACCGACAGCTACATATCGTTGTGCTCTCGCGTTTACACTGCACTGTGCGCTGAAAACCCAGAATTTTCTGCCAATTTCTCAGAAtcagtttttcaatattatgcTGTCATTCATCTGTGGATGCGGTTTGCAGCGGTTCTTCCTAATTCGATGCAGAGGACATCACATCAGTTTCTGGCTGAAATGTACAAGCTAAACAACGAATCATGGCACGTACCCAAGCCATTGCTAACATATTTGAAGGGAATTGGAAATTTTCGTGATGTTGACAATTGCGAGAGACAGTTTCACTTGCCAGTATTACCAACCGATGAATCCATCGGTGGAGTCAAATACacatttggaaaaataaacgcCAATACACATCACTTTTATGAAGCTTTTCCAGCCCCTGGAATTGCGGCTCTGCGCATACAGGCTGATATTAAGtacacagaaaatttttgtaatgaaaatttattttgggATTTACCTGATGATCTTCGTCCGGATGTAATAGATTCTCGTGTAAAATCTTGTAATCCAACTAAAAACCTTTTGGGTTGGGCTCCTGCACAAGAACTGACCTCTAAACAATTGGACCTATGTCAATGGCCGGATATGAATGAATTTCTAAGCAACAAGGTTTCAACTTTAAGCTCGCATACCCTTAAGCTGTTACGATCAATTTCTAATTACCTGTGCCCTAAAAAAGAGGAAGATGATAGTGATTGTTCGCTGTGCCAAACTTTCGATACTCTTCCTCAGAATGGCTCACTAGTTCAGGGAACATTTGTTGAAAAACATGataaattcgtcaaattcgataGGTCTGCCATGTATTGCGATGGAAATATATCCTTACGTTCCCAGTTTATGCTGAATGATGATTTGGCTAAGGGTGCAATAATTTCGGGATATCGGATGATTAAAGATTCAATCGGTGATAGACATTGTTGGTCTTGCTATGATTATGACGAGTACACAAATGTTCCCGTTAATTGGATTCGTTCTCGAAACATGGTCCACACGTTTGACTccactgaaaaattttatgagaTAAGATATATCAGCGCATGTATCTCGAAGAGAATTTTGCAAAATGTATGCATCCTAAACAGCATGATCAACAATAGCACATGGAGCATATACGaatag